The Sphingobacterium lactis sequence GAACCTCAACCAGGAATGGAGTATCGCTGATGAGATCGACATTTTAAAGATCTACCTTGAAGGTTATAAATCGAGCTTCGGCAACATGACGTATACCTTCGTGGCTGATGCTGCTGATCCTGTACCTATAAAAGCGCTGGTGCTATTGCCCATCGTGCAGAATGCCTGTATCAATGGTTATAATGGGATGGAAAATTATCCGGTGAAGGTCAAGGTTAAAGTTCTGGGAAGAACAATCAGTTTGGAGGTGAGTAATCGCGTCAACCATCATCTGGCAGATCAATCGGACACTGATTTAATGGATCAGGCGAGGGCAAGATTGGATTTTAGTTATTTTGGGAGATATAACCTATTCCTGAACAGCAACAGCAATTTATTTAAAGCTACTTTACTGTTGCAGGTATAGATTTAAAATAAAGAAATATACGAAAAAGGGTTGCTCCATTTGGAACAACCCTTTTTAAGTTAAATTAATCGACTGTATATATCAACTGATTCTTATCTATCTGCGTCAGCAGTCCAAGTTTGATTGTCTTTAGCATAAGCCATAGTCAATTTACCCTCAGTAATACGGACATATCCAATAACACCGTCTTCAAAGAAAAGCGTGTTATTGTCGCCTTTTGTCATCGTTACATTATTTAAGTCAGGAATACCTCTGTCAAATTTGAAGGAGTAATTGCTTCCACCGATTTTGACTACAGTAACTTTACCATCACCTAAGTCCACATCCGATCCAGAACCGGTGTAACTGGTTGTACCTTCATAGGTTCCAACAAAAAGATCATTATCCACAGGATCATCATCTTTAGAACAAGAAGATACCGTAAACATAACCACGAATAATAGGCTCAATAATTTCAATGTGTTTTTCATAGCTTAATTATTTTAGTGTTTTTAATAGTTTATTGTTGATATCCTTCCAAAGGTGGTGCCAAGAGGATAGTATGTTATCCGTTTAAATTAATTTTAACATTTGTTAACATTAATTTTACATAAATAAATTAAGCTGATTTGATTTATTTTTATTGAAATGCGATAAATTAAATTGAAAGTGTTCAACGTTTAGCTTATTGAGTTTGCAGTGTAGTCGGAAAGAATCTCTGATCATTTCCGCAAGCTGTCCGGATCCCCGCATTCTATTCCCAAATTCGCTATCATTCACCTTACCCTGATGGCAACTCTGTATACTATGCCATATTTTATTGGCACGATCGGGATAAGCTTTGTGCAACCATTCCTCGAAAATCTTGCCTATTTCCCCATTCAGGCGCACTACGGTGTAGCCAGCCCATCGTGCTCCTGCTGTTGCAGCAGCCTTCAGTACATTCGGGATTTCATGGTCTGTCAAACCTGGGATAATGGGTGCACACATAATCCCTACGGGAATGCCATTATTGGATAGCGTTTCGATAACTTTTAAGCGCTGAGCCGCCGTAGCTGTCCGGGGTTCCAGCTTGGCTCGCGTTTCCTTGGTCAACGAGTTGATGGATATATATACGGTGACGAGATTTTTCTGGGCCAGCTGCTTCAGAATTTCCAGATCACGTAAAACGAGGCTGTTTTTGGTGATAATACCGATTGGCTGACCATATTCCAGTGCAATCTTGAGCATGGCTTGGGTGAGCTTAAATTTACGCTCCAAGGGCTGGTAGCAATCGGTGTTGCCGGAAAAGTTGATCGGTGTGCCCGTCCAATTCTTCTTGGTAATGAATTCCTTGAATAATTTGGCGCTATTGGACTTGACCAGAATCTTGGTCTCGAAGTCCAGGCCCGCACTAAAACCCCAATACTGGTGGCTGTTGCGGGCATAGCAATAGATGCATCCATGCTCGCAGCCTTGATAGGGGTTAGCGGAATACTCCATCCCCACATCTGGACTGCTCACTTTATTGACGATCGTTTTTGGATGAACGATCGTAAATTTCGTGTTGGGAGACTCAACTTCCCAATCATCAACTCCTTCGATATGCTCCTGACTGTAGGTAATCTTGGAAAATACATTGTCCACATTCCCCTGAGCCCCTCTTCCTGAAATAAATTCCTTTTCCATCACGCTGATATTTCAGTAAAAATACTAAAAATATTAGCAAAATAAAAATTACTCAGTTTGCAGGATGATTTCCTCGGCTTTCGCTTTCAGGTAATTGTGGATTTCAATCTGTGAACGGAATTCAGGACCTTCAGTCTGTACGTATTCGTTGTTCTGTTTATTGTTGAGGTACCGTGCTTTTACATTATCCAGTAATTGGATTTCCAACATTTCTTTCAGCTCTTGCTTTAGTTTCTTGTTGTTGATCTTTACGGCCGCTTCAATTCGATGATCCAAGTTTCGTGTCATGAGGTCGGCGGAGGAGATGTACGTCATTTCCTTGCCGGCATTGTAAAAATAAAATACACGTGCATGCTCCAGATATTCATCCACGATACTGATGGCGTGGAAAGGTTTATCGAATTTCTTCTGGTTAACGGCACAGAAAATACCACGCACAATTAAATCCACTTGAACACCCGCATGGCAGGCTTCGTAGATTTTCTTGATCGATTCCTTGTCACTGAGCGAATTGATCTTGATGATCACCCGCGCTTTCCTTCCGGCTTTTGCTTCAGCAATCTCGACGTCTATCAACCGACAGATCTCAGAACGCATATCCAGCGGACAGATCAGCAGATTTTTATTGTTCTTGATGCTGTCGACCAAAGGGACTTTTGGGCGTTGAAGCGCATTGAATATTTTATTGATGTCCGCCATAACACCTTTGTTGGACGTCATTAGGCAATAGTCACCATATAATTTCGCTGTTTTCTCATTGATATTCCCCGTACTGACGAAACCGTATTGGATCGTTTTATTATTTACGCGTTTCTTAATGATACACAGTTTCGCATGGACTTTCTTGTTGGGGATACCGACCAGGACCTTTACACCTTCCATTTCAAATCGCTCCTTCCAGTCCAAATTGTGTTCCTCATCAAACCGCGCACGCAATTCCAACATCACCGTTACTTCCTTGCCGTTTCTGGCGGCATTCACGAGCGCATTGGCGATCTTACTGTTGGTCGCCATCCGATATATCGTCGTCTTGATGGATTTTACATCCGGATCCATCGCCGCCTCACGGAGCAAGTCGATCATCGGGCGGAATTCGTGGTATGGAAAGGAGAGGAGGACATCCTTTTTCAGGATGACATCCGTAACCCTGTCACCAAAGCTGAAATCGGGATGCTCAAAGCTGACCCGTTCGGCTGGTTTAGTGTAGGACCGGAATACATCCGGGAAATCCATGAAGTGTTTGAAGTTGTGGATGCGCTGACCGGGAATGATGCTATCTTTCTTACTCAGATTGAGTTTCTTGATCAGCAGTTCCAATAATTTCGGGTCCATTTCCTGATCGAATACAAAGCGTGTCGGCTTTCCTTTCCGACGGTTCTTGATACCCTTGCTGATCTTTTCGACCAAGGTCGTGTTCACATCGTTGTCGATATCAAATTCGGCATCCTTGGTAATCTTAAAGGTATTAGCAACAAACTCGTCGAAACCAAAATAGGAAAAGATATACGGTAGATTTACCTTAACGATATCCTCGATAAGGATGATGTGTTTCTGGTTCTTTGGCGATGGCAGAATAACGAAACGGCCCAATTGTTTTGAAGGTAATTCGATAATCGCAAATTTCGTGTCGTACTGCCAGTCTTCCTTATACATCGCAATTCCGAGGTACAGACTCTTATCCCGCAGGTAAGGCATGGGGTTGGCTTCGTCCAGGATAAGTGGAATGATATTGGTCTCCACCTCTTCGTCGAAGTAATCCCGTACAAAACGCAGTTGGGTTTCATTCAACTCTTCCGCTGTTTTGATGAATACCTTTTGTTTGGCCATTTCCTTTTGCACATTTCCCCAGATCTGATCGAACTTACGTTGCTGCTTGATCACAATTTCCGTAATCTTCTCCAAGATCAAGGTGGGCAGGGTATAGAAATAGCTGTTGGCTTCTTTGGTATTGATTTCTGCAGCGCGCTTTAGCGCCGCTACCCGGACACGGAAGAACTCGTCCAGGTTATTGGAAAATATACCCAGAAATTTAATCCGTAAATGAAGGGGGACTGTGGGATCGGCAGCTTCCTGTAGCACGCGACCATTAAAACTTAACCAACTAATATCTCTTGGGATAAACTTGCTTGCCATTTCCTTATCTAACATCATAGCTCAAAGATGTTCGAGCTTTATTTGGTAAAAGTTAACAAATTAATATGATATTATTAAATATCATTTTGTGTCTTTAAACCCAAATTTCATCCATTTTATTCATCGGAACTGCAATTAAGGTGACGCCGTTCTGTGATGGACTTTAGCTCGATGATTTATTTGTTAATAATTGAATTCTTACTGATTATTCCTTGCAAGGATCTATCTTAAGCCAAGTAATTCTGCGGACAATCAAAAGAAGAAGAGTTTCGTTGAACAATAATCTTGACGATTTCCATTAAGCCCTTAAAATTTACCTTTTCTTGGCTTACAATATCCTTTAATTATTTTAAAATGATCCTATGGAATGAGTTTTAGTTTTGTTTTTCTTTGTTATGGATAGTGTTTTTTGTGTCGCTGATGAATACTTGTTGGATCGTTGGTGTTTGGTAAGCCTTTTTCTCCCTTTTTGGAACGTTTACCGGCTTTGGGGTAATATGCATACTTTGATAATTTCAGTTAATATAGCTTCAAAATTAAACTAATTGTTTAAAATTCATTGTAAATGGTATATTAATTTTATGTTAAGTAATAAAGATTGAGGTTGGATGCAAAAAGAAAGGCAACCCATTGGGTTGCCTTTCGCTGTGTAATGTCCTTATTTTGAGGTTCCTGTGCGTCTGAGGATATTGATGGCTTCGTATTTTGCCGTGTCATAATGCGGATCTTCCAATTGTAAAGCAGTCGGGAAAGGTTTGTTCTTATCAAAGAAATAAATCTTTGTTGTGCTTCCGTAGTCATTTACAGGGAATAAATCTGCAGCTTGATCATAGGCCGCATTCATTTGATAGCCTACGGTCACGGCATAAATCCTGATTATTCCGCCCTTATTGTTTTCGTTACGTACGAAGGCCACTTCCTTAAAATCGCCAGGAAGGTCTTCAATACTCGGTTGGGAGTAAGAATCGTAGATCAAATAGCCCAAGAATAAGATCAGTGGAATTGCAAACCACCATATTTTCTTATTCTTCATTAGAGCGTGATTTTTATGCCCAATAATTTATAGAATTCCTTCAGGATTTCCTGGTGTCCTGGCCAAGCTGGTGAGGTTACGAGGTTTCCATCAACGACTGCTTGATCGGCAGGGATGTTTTTCCAAGTGCCACCCGCAAGTTCAATATCTGGACCTACTGCAACATAAGCCGTCAATGTACGACCTTCCAATACCTTGGCAGCCGTTAAGACTTGGATGCCGTGGCAGATTGCTGCAACAGGTTTGTCCTTATCGAAAAATTCCTTGGTAATTTCCAATACACGCTTATTCAATCGGATATATTCCGCAGAGCGACCACCAGCAATATACAGTCCATCGTAATCGTCGGTATTGACCGAATCAAAATCCTTGTTGATTGCAAAGTTGTGTCCACGCAATTCCTTATACGTTTGGTCGCCGGTGAAGTCATGAACCGCCGTTGGCACAACATCACCTTTTTTCCGATCAGGTGCAATGGCATCTACTTCTATACCGATGGCACCCATTGCTTGAAAGGGAACCATTGCTTCGTAGTCTTCTACGTAATCACCAACTAATAATAATACTTTCTTTGCCATAATATGAATATTAAATTTATTGTTGTTTTTCTTCTAAAATCTTGGCCATACTGCGTTTGGTCTTGCGGACTTTCGCTTCCAATTCGCTTCTATATAAGGGTGTGATGACACCTTTGCCATCTTCAAAATTTTTGCTGAATTCAGGTAGGGAGAAGGTGTCGAGCAGGTTTGCGCCATCGCGTGGTAACCGATCTTCAGCTGCTGCCAACACAGATTTTCCGCCTCTAGCACCTTCACTGGTCGCCATGATGAATACGGGTTTGTCTGGGAAGATCTTGCGGCCCCGGATACGGGAAACCCAATCGATGAGGTTCTTGTAGCCCACATTATAACTGCCGTTGTTTTCAGCAAAGGAAATCAAAATGAGATCGGCCCAATCGAGCCGCTTCGCAAATTCATGCGCGAGGTCAGGAATACCATCCTTTTTTTCCTTGTCCTTGGAAAATAGTGGCATTTCGAAATCATTTAAATCCAGGATCTGGATCTCATCCTCTTTTTCCTTGTAATATTTGCTCACCGAAGTGACCAACCGTTTGTTGATGGAATCGGAGCTGTTGCTCCCTGCGAATGCCAATATTTTCATATCCCTAAATTTAAGGATATTTGTCGGTCAGCACAAATTAAAACAGGGCTTAGGCGGAAATTTAACGGGTTCCTAACAATTGCAATCTTTTACTGGACGATCTTGATCTTGAACTTCTGCAATAACCCGGGAAGACCATCCATGGAGAACTTCGCACCTTTAATAATATTCTGATCCGGATCCAATTCGTAATTGGTTGCACCAACAAAATTGGCTTTCTCCAAATTTGTCTGGAGGAAATGGGCACCCAAAAGATCCGATTCGGTAAAATTAACTTCTTTCAGTTGGGCGTTTTCAAATTCTACATGCTGCAGCCTGCAGGTTGAGAAGTTCGCCTTCACCAACTTTACACCAAAGAAAGAACTGTGCTCCAGATTGCAGGCATTGAATTCCATGTGCAAATTGAAGGGATTGGCCTCATCAAAACGAATCCCGATCATTTTGCATTGTTCAAATTGGCAATCTTGAAAGGAAGTGCCAACAACAGGGGCGAGGCTCAGGTTACAATCTGTAAATCGGCAGTCGATAAACTTGAATGAGCTGAGGTCAACCTGTTCGAAATTACATTGATCAAATACGCAGGATTCATATTCCGCCAAGGGAAAGGTTGCTTCCTGGAAATTGATGTTTTTAAAAGGTTTATTCGTTATTTCTTCCATGTTTATGCCTGTAGTATTTCCTTTCTGATTCTGCTCAAGGAGCTATCCGTCACACCGAGATAAGAAGCGATGTACTTGAGTGGTGCCTGCTGGATGATTTGCGGTTTTTCTTCCATCAGGTGCAGGTATCTGTTCTTGGCAGGTTCGGTAATCATTTCGGTTGCTCTCTTTTTGCTGAGGTAGAGTTCGAAGGCCATCCATGCACGGCCCCATTCCCGGAAGGCGGGGATCTTATGGAACAATTCCTGAAAGATATCGTAGTCGATTTTCCATAGCGTACAATCCGTAAGACATTGGATGTATTCCTGGGTCGGAATGCGCTGGAATATGGAGGCTACTTCAATGACGACTTCATTGTTGCCTGTGAATCCCGTTGTGATCTCATTGCCTTCATAGTCGTAAAGAAAGGTCCTGGTCAGGCCATCGGCAAGAATGTAATATTCGTTGGAAACAGCGCCTTTTTCCAAGATAAATTCACCTTTGGCCAGGTTTACCTGTTCGTGTGCATCGAAAATCTGCTGTAAATCCTCATTGGTGAACAATGGATGTTGATAGGCGTATTTTAAGACTTCCATGGAATAGATTTTATATAAAAGTAGCGATTTCCCGCCATATAAAAACTAAAATGGATCGGCAACTTCAAATTCCATCGCCTCTTTTGTTGTCGGGTGGATAAATTTGATGTAGCCCGCGTGCAGGTGCAAACGGTCAAGTTTTTCACCATATAGATCATCACCCACAATAGGCGCATTCAAACCCTGCGCATGTGCGGAATGCACACGTAATTGATGCGTGCGCCCTGTCTGGGGGAAATAATGGATACGTGTTCTGTTCCCTTCAACGGCCACAACCTTAAATAGGGTCAAGGCTGGTTTTCCATAAGTATAGCAGACGACTTGGCGGGGTCTATCATCGAGGTCCAC is a genomic window containing:
- a CDS encoding PA0069 family radical SAM protein — encoded protein: MEKEFISGRGAQGNVDNVFSKITYSQEHIEGVDDWEVESPNTKFTIVHPKTIVNKVSSPDVGMEYSANPYQGCEHGCIYCYARNSHQYWGFSAGLDFETKILVKSNSAKLFKEFITKKNWTGTPINFSGNTDCYQPLERKFKLTQAMLKIALEYGQPIGIITKNSLVLRDLEILKQLAQKNLVTVYISINSLTKETRAKLEPRTATAAQRLKVIETLSNNGIPVGIMCAPIIPGLTDHEIPNVLKAAATAGARWAGYTVVRLNGEIGKIFEEWLHKAYPDRANKIWHSIQSCHQGKVNDSEFGNRMRGSGQLAEMIRDSFRLHCKLNKLNVEHFQFNLSHFNKNKSNQLNLFM
- the ppk1 gene encoding polyphosphate kinase 1, which produces MMLDKEMASKFIPRDISWLSFNGRVLQEAADPTVPLHLRIKFLGIFSNNLDEFFRVRVAALKRAAEINTKEANSYFYTLPTLILEKITEIVIKQQRKFDQIWGNVQKEMAKQKVFIKTAEELNETQLRFVRDYFDEEVETNIIPLILDEANPMPYLRDKSLYLGIAMYKEDWQYDTKFAIIELPSKQLGRFVILPSPKNQKHIILIEDIVKVNLPYIFSYFGFDEFVANTFKITKDAEFDIDNDVNTTLVEKISKGIKNRRKGKPTRFVFDQEMDPKLLELLIKKLNLSKKDSIIPGQRIHNFKHFMDFPDVFRSYTKPAERVSFEHPDFSFGDRVTDVILKKDVLLSFPYHEFRPMIDLLREAAMDPDVKSIKTTIYRMATNSKIANALVNAARNGKEVTVMLELRARFDEEHNLDWKERFEMEGVKVLVGIPNKKVHAKLCIIKKRVNNKTIQYGFVSTGNINEKTAKLYGDYCLMTSNKGVMADINKIFNALQRPKVPLVDSIKNNKNLLICPLDMRSEICRLIDVEIAEAKAGRKARVIIKINSLSDKESIKKIYEACHAGVQVDLIVRGIFCAVNQKKFDKPFHAISIVDEYLEHARVFYFYNAGKEMTYISSADLMTRNLDHRIEAAVKINNKKLKQELKEMLEIQLLDNVKARYLNNKQNNEYVQTEGPEFRSQIEIHNYLKAKAEEIILQTE
- a CDS encoding DJ-1/PfpI family protein, encoding MAKKVLLLVGDYVEDYEAMVPFQAMGAIGIEVDAIAPDRKKGDVVPTAVHDFTGDQTYKELRGHNFAINKDFDSVNTDDYDGLYIAGGRSAEYIRLNKRVLEITKEFFDKDKPVAAICHGIQVLTAAKVLEGRTLTAYVAVGPDIELAGGTWKNIPADQAVVDGNLVTSPAWPGHQEILKEFYKLLGIKITL
- a CDS encoding NADPH-dependent FMN reductase, whose translation is MKILAFAGSNSSDSINKRLVTSVSKYYKEKEDEIQILDLNDFEMPLFSKDKEKKDGIPDLAHEFAKRLDWADLILISFAENNGSYNVGYKNLIDWVSRIRGRKIFPDKPVFIMATSEGARGGKSVLAAAEDRLPRDGANLLDTFSLPEFSKNFEDGKGVITPLYRSELEAKVRKTKRSMAKILEEKQQ
- a CDS encoding pentapeptide repeat-containing protein, whose protein sequence is MEEITNKPFKNINFQEATFPLAEYESCVFDQCNFEQVDLSSFKFIDCRFTDCNLSLAPVVGTSFQDCQFEQCKMIGIRFDEANPFNLHMEFNACNLEHSSFFGVKLVKANFSTCRLQHVEFENAQLKEVNFTESDLLGAHFLQTNLEKANFVGATNYELDPDQNIIKGAKFSMDGLPGLLQKFKIKIVQ
- a CDS encoding Crp/Fnr family transcriptional regulator → MEVLKYAYQHPLFTNEDLQQIFDAHEQVNLAKGEFILEKGAVSNEYYILADGLTRTFLYDYEGNEITTGFTGNNEVVIEVASIFQRIPTQEYIQCLTDCTLWKIDYDIFQELFHKIPAFREWGRAWMAFELYLSKKRATEMITEPAKNRYLHLMEEKPQIIQQAPLKYIASYLGVTDSSLSRIRKEILQA